A single genomic interval of Streptomyces showdoensis harbors:
- a CDS encoding response regulator transcription factor, producing the protein MTRVLLAEDDASISEPLARALRREGYEVEVREDGPTALDAGLQGGVDLVVLDLGLPGMDGLEVARRLRAEGHTVPILVLTARADEVDTVVGLDAGADDYVTKPFRLAELLARVRALLRRGATEPAVAPTTHGVRIDVESHRAWMGDEELQLTAKEFDLLRVLVRDAGRVVTRDQLMREVWDTTWWSSTKTLDMHISWLRKKLGDDAANPRYIATVRGVGFRFEKS; encoded by the coding sequence ATGACCCGTGTACTGCTCGCCGAGGACGACGCCTCCATCTCGGAACCGCTGGCCCGCGCCCTGCGGCGGGAGGGCTACGAGGTCGAGGTCAGGGAGGACGGTCCGACCGCGCTCGACGCCGGACTCCAGGGCGGGGTGGACCTGGTCGTGCTCGACCTGGGCCTGCCCGGCATGGACGGCCTGGAGGTCGCCCGCCGGCTGCGCGCCGAGGGCCACACGGTGCCGATCCTGGTCCTGACCGCCCGCGCCGACGAGGTCGACACGGTCGTCGGCCTCGACGCCGGCGCCGACGACTACGTCACCAAGCCCTTCCGGCTCGCCGAACTGCTGGCCCGGGTCCGGGCCCTGCTCCGGCGCGGCGCCACCGAGCCGGCCGTCGCCCCCACCACCCACGGGGTGCGGATCGACGTCGAGTCGCACCGCGCCTGGATGGGCGACGAGGAGCTCCAGCTCACCGCCAAGGAGTTCGACCTGCTGCGGGTGCTGGTCCGCGACGCCGGCCGGGTGGTCACCCGCGACCAGCTGATGCGCGAGGTCTGGGACACCACCTGGTGGTCCTCCACCAAGACCCTCGACATGCACATCTCCTGGCTCCGCAAGAAGCTCGGCGACGACGCGGCCAACCCCCGCTACATCGCCACGGTCCGGGGCGTCGGCTTCCGCTTCGAGAAGAGCTAG
- a CDS encoding ATP-binding protein: MRRRLINSTLAVVLVVIAVFGVSLVIVESRTISNSAQESVDSEALRIVSIVDSRLIGGEPVNPDILAEQSGAKRYARITIPGRDPIEIGTRPSGQVIHGLAEGERGETVTVEEARSVVTDEVARTLMIIAGVALLCVVAAVLLAVRQANKLASPLTDLAETAERLGSGDPRPRHKRYGVPELDRVADVLDNSAERIARMLTAERRLAADASHQLRTPLTALSMRLEEVAMADDLDTVREEATIALTQVERLTDVVERLLTNSRDPRTGSAVAFDLDEVIKQQIAEWRPAYRSAGRAIVHSGKQHMRAVGTPGAVAQVLAALIENSLMHGGGTVALRTRVTGNQSVIEVTDEGPGVPAELGARIFERAVSGRSSTGIGLAVARDLAEADGGRLELLQQQPPVFALFLSREVRSRSEQDEERPVR; the protein is encoded by the coding sequence GTGCGCCGCCGCCTGATCAACTCCACGCTCGCCGTGGTGCTCGTCGTGATCGCCGTCTTCGGGGTCTCCCTGGTGATCGTCGAGTCCCGCACCATCTCCAACAGCGCCCAGGAGAGCGTGGACTCCGAGGCGCTGCGGATCGTCTCCATCGTCGACAGCCGGCTGATCGGCGGGGAGCCGGTCAACCCGGACATCCTGGCCGAGCAGAGCGGCGCCAAGCGCTACGCCCGGATCACCATCCCCGGCCGCGACCCCATCGAGATCGGCACCCGCCCGAGCGGCCAGGTCATCCACGGCCTGGCCGAGGGCGAGCGCGGCGAGACGGTCACCGTCGAGGAGGCCCGCTCGGTCGTCACCGACGAGGTCGCCCGCACCCTGATGATCATCGCGGGCGTGGCGCTGCTGTGCGTGGTGGCGGCGGTGCTGCTCGCCGTGCGGCAGGCGAACAAGCTGGCCTCGCCGCTCACGGACCTCGCCGAGACCGCCGAGCGGCTCGGCTCCGGCGACCCGCGCCCCCGGCACAAGCGGTACGGGGTGCCCGAGCTGGACCGGGTCGCGGACGTCCTGGACAACTCCGCCGAGCGGATCGCCCGGATGCTGACCGCCGAGCGCCGGCTCGCCGCCGACGCCTCCCACCAGCTCCGGACGCCGCTGACGGCCCTCTCCATGCGCCTGGAGGAGGTCGCCATGGCCGACGACCTCGACACGGTCCGGGAGGAGGCGACGATCGCGCTCACCCAGGTCGAGCGGCTGACCGACGTGGTCGAGCGGCTGCTCACCAACTCGCGCGACCCCCGTACGGGCTCCGCCGTCGCCTTCGACCTGGACGAGGTCATCAAGCAGCAGATCGCGGAGTGGCGCCCCGCCTACCGCAGCGCGGGCCGGGCCATCGTCCACTCCGGCAAGCAGCACATGCGGGCCGTGGGCACCCCGGGCGCGGTCGCCCAGGTTCTGGCGGCGCTCATCGAGAACTCGCTCATGCACGGCGGCGGCACGGTCGCGCTGCGCACCCGGGTCACCGGCAACCAGTCCGTGATCGAGGTCACCGACGAGGGACCGGGCGTCCCCGCCGAGCTCGGGGCGCGGATCTTCGAGCGGGCGGTCAGCGGGCGCAGCTCCACGGGCATCGGCCTCGCGGTCGCCCGGGACCTCGCCGAGGCCGACGGCGGGCGTCTGGAGCTGCTGCAGCAGCAGCCGCCGGTCTTCGCCCTCTTCCTCAGCCGCGAGGTCCGCAGCCGGTCGGAGCAGGACGAGGAGCGCCCGGTCCGCTGA
- a CDS encoding GtrA family protein — protein MSEPGALRMRVDRLVREVAKFGVVGGLGVLVNLAVFNLVRHLTELPVVRASIIATVVAIAFNYVGFRYFTYRDRDKSGRTKELTLFLLFSLVGMVIENGVLYAATYGFGWDTPLASNFFKFFGIGVATLFRFWSYRTWVFKALPAKEAVQTAESFLEQAPRQGSRKQPDRV, from the coding sequence ATGAGTGAACCCGGCGCGCTGCGCATGCGAGTGGACCGGCTCGTCCGCGAGGTAGCCAAGTTCGGCGTGGTCGGCGGACTGGGCGTCCTGGTGAACCTGGCCGTCTTCAACCTGGTCCGCCACCTCACCGAGCTCCCGGTGGTCCGGGCGAGCATCATCGCCACGGTCGTGGCGATCGCCTTCAACTACGTGGGGTTCCGCTACTTCACGTACCGCGACCGCGACAAGTCCGGGCGGACCAAGGAACTGACCCTGTTCCTGCTGTTCAGCCTGGTCGGCATGGTGATCGAGAACGGCGTGCTCTACGCCGCGACGTACGGCTTCGGCTGGGACACCCCGCTCGCGAGCAACTTCTTCAAGTTCTTCGGCATCGGCGTCGCGACGCTGTTCCGCTTCTGGTCGTACCGGACCTGGGTCTTCAAGGCGCTGCCCGCGAAGGAGGCGGTCCAGACCGCCGAATCGTTCCTGGAGCAGGCCCCCCGCCAGGGCTCGCGCAAGCAGCCCGACCGGGTCTGA